TCTATGTCTGCTATAACCCCCTGTTTTACTTCAGGAGAATAGGCATCTTTTTTTAATTGGTCTATGTCAAGATTTATACTTTTTGCAAGTTCAATAAGTCTGGGTTCAGAGAGGTCCTGCTGATTATCAAATAGCAAAGTAATATAATCCCAATATTTACCCTGAAATCTGGCTGCTCTTGCATAATATGCCGCTTTGCAGCTGTATTTGTGCGGAGATGCTTTAACAAGCGAATTACATTCCTTATTAAGAGGGAAATCATGATGCTCAACTCTCACACCGTCAACCTCATTAACAAGTCTGGACATCATAGAATTGGAGATAGCGCAATAAGGACACTGAAAATCAGTATATTCATGTACAACGAGTTTCGCATTCTTTGCTCCGAGAATATTTCCATGCGGCTGGTAAGTATTTCCTCCGCCTGAAGATATATCTTGTGTTTGGATATTATCTTTTGCGGGAGGTGTAAAAACTTGTGTAATATTTATTGTTATAAGTGCTGTTATGAAAAGGAAAAGAGCTGAAATTATAATTACAAGCCATCTGGTGTCTGAAATTATGGTGTTTAAATCATTAAAAGAATCTTTATAATGGTTTAAAGCAGACTTACCCAGTTTACTGAATATTAAAAGAAGTAAATTCACACCGTATAAAAGATAGCAAAGCAGGCAAATTTTGTGAATAACCATCGAAGAAATTGCCCATAAAACAACTGAATTAATTACAGCGAAAGTAGAAAAAGTAAAAATATAACTTTGCGGATTTTTAAAATTTTCAAAAAATTTAAATTTTGTAAAAGGAAATAAAGTTAAAAACATTACAAATAAATAAAAACCAAGACCGTAAACGGCCCATGGAACGCCTAAAAAACTTGAAAAAGCCGTTTTTGCAACAGCATCACAATCAATCACACTGTTTATCGAACAAAAACTTGATCCTGCATTAGCAACAAAATTTGCATTAAAATAAATATAACAAAGCTCTATACTTATGCAAAACCCTAAAAAAGCCATCAAGAACAAAATATATTTTGGATTTTTATTTTTTATTTTCACCACAGACCTCGCTATTTTCTTTTTTATCTCGAAATTCTAATTTATATTTTACTTCAATTAATTTATTTTAATCTACAATTTTACAAAACAATATTAAATCAACCAGTGTTTTTATCAATAAAATTATAATAAAAGTTTTTTTATAGCTAATACAACTCCTGATTTATTTAAATTATCAGTTATATAATGTGCAAAAGGTTTAATCTCCTCAAAATCAGTGCTGCCTTCAATAACAACAGCAATTCCTGATTTTTTAAACATACTAATATCTTCTACATCGTTGCCAATAGACATAATATTTTCTTTTTTAATTCCCCACATTTTTGCAATATATTCTAAAGAATCGCCTTTTAAATCTACGATATTACTCGGATTTTCATAAATCAATCTGCCTTCTTTTTTAATATATTTACCGTAATTGCAAATAATAGGAGTATTCAGATCAAGCTCTTTAGCTATTTTAGCGGCATCTTCATAATCTCTGCCCGTATTTAAAATCACTTTAATTCCTTTATTAATGACCGTTTTAATTGCATCTTTCAGTTCATCACTTACTCTATTTGTACTTCTATCAGATATAGTGCCATCAATATCAAGAACAATTAATTTAATATCTCTTTTAGGATAATTATTATTAGGCAATAGTTTCTCT
This genomic window from bacterium contains:
- a CDS encoding thioredoxin domain-containing protein, producing MVKIKNKNPKYILFLMAFLGFCISIELCYIYFNANFVANAGSSFCSINSVIDCDAVAKTAFSSFLGVPWAVYGLGFYLFVMFLTLFPFTKFKFFENFKNPQSYIFTFSTFAVINSVVLWAISSMVIHKICLLCYLLYGVNLLLLIFSKLGKSALNHYKDSFNDLNTIISDTRWLVIIISALFLFITALITINITQVFTPPAKDNIQTQDISSGGGNTYQPHGNILGAKNAKLVVHEYTDFQCPYCAISNSMMSRLVNEVDGVRVEHHDFPLNKECNSLVKASPHKYSCKAAYYARAARFQGKYWDYITLLFDNQQDLSEPRLIELAKSINLDIDQLKKDAYSPEVKQGVIADIEKAHSLNITSTPTYIIGIKKYEGLMPYPELRETVLRNMY
- a CDS encoding HAD family hydrolase, encoding MPNNNYPKRDIKLIVLDIDGTISDRSTNRVSDELKDAIKTVINKGIKVILNTGRDYEDAAKIAKELDLNTPIICNYGKYIKKEGRLIYENPSNIVDLKGDSLEYIAKMWGIKKENIMSIGNDVEDISMFKKSGIAVVIEGSTDFEEIKPFAHYITDNLNKSGVVLAIKKLLL